In Deltaproteobacteria bacterium, one DNA window encodes the following:
- a CDS encoding cytidine/deoxycytidylate deaminase family protein: MERPSWEAYFMEITHLVSRRSTCRRRHVGAVLVKDRRILATGYNGAPSGLPHCLDVGCLRELNAIPSGERHELCRGLHAEQNVIIQAARHGIPIQGATLYCTTMPCVICAKMIINAGIVSVYYEEGYADELSSDMFSQANIELIRWSPQRR, from the coding sequence ATGGAGCGGCCGAGCTGGGAAGCCTATTTTATGGAGATCACCCATCTGGTGTCCCGCCGCTCCACGTGTAGAAGGAGGCATGTGGGGGCGGTGCTCGTCAAAGACAGACGCATCCTGGCCACAGGGTATAATGGAGCTCCTTCCGGCCTGCCCCATTGTCTCGATGTGGGCTGCCTGCGGGAATTGAACGCCATCCCTTCTGGCGAGCGCCATGAACTTTGTCGGGGTCTACATGCAGAGCAAAACGTCATTATACAGGCAGCGCGGCACGGCATACCAATTCAGGGTGCTACCCTTTACTGTACCACCATGCCGTGCGTGATCTGCGCCAAAATGATTATTAACGCAGGAATTGTTTCGGTATATTATGAAGAGGGATATGCAGACGAATTGTCTTCGGATATGTTCAGCCAAGCCAATATTGAACTGATTAGGTGGAGCCCGCAACGGAGGTGA
- the nrdR gene encoding transcriptional repressor NrdR yields the protein MKCPYCDHLKTRVIDSRPGNGSNHTRRRRLCDSCGRRFTTFERFDDNKPLVIKKDGRLEVFDRSKLLEGLRKACAKLPVPEGDLSRIAGEIETKLQSSRRRKFRSKTLGDWAAAALRHTHPVAYIRYSMVHRRVEDLQGIQALLSKGVEPSR from the coding sequence ATGAAGTGCCCCTACTGCGATCACTTGAAGACCCGGGTAATCGATTCACGGCCCGGCAATGGCAGCAATCACACCCGCCGCCGCCGTCTTTGCGACAGCTGCGGTCGTCGTTTCACCACATTTGAACGTTTTGATGACAACAAACCTCTGGTTATAAAAAAGGACGGTCGTCTAGAGGTCTTCGATCGTAGTAAGCTGCTCGAGGGCCTGCGGAAGGCATGCGCCAAACTGCCGGTGCCCGAAGGAGATCTGAGTCGAATTGCGGGCGAGATCGAGACCAAACTGCAATCTAGTCGGCGGCGCAAGTTTCGCAGCAAGACTCTCGGTGATTGGGCTGCGGCTGCCCTGAGGCATACTCATCCGGTGGCCTACATCCGCTACAGTATGGTACACCGTCGAGTCGAAGATCTTCAGGGTATCCAGGCACTTTTGAGCAAGGGTGTGGAGCCCTCGCGTTAA
- the ribD gene encoding bifunctional diaminohydroxyphosphoribosylaminopyrimidine deaminase/5-amino-6-(5-phosphoribosylamino)uracil reductase RibD has product MQQALRLAARGLGHTSPNPVVGAVVVNRELVVGKGYHREAGGPHAEIHALQQAAERARGGTLYVTLEPCNHHGRTPPCTEAILRSGISRVVVGCLDPNPHVAGGGAEFLRRHGLQVDIGLLHEQCQRLNEAFIKHATTGLPLVLAKVAASLDGKIASNSGDSQWISNEHSRHYAHRLRQQVDAILVGIGTVLADNPRLTVRLPGRKRKRPPLRVILDSRLRTPPASQIISTTSEAPTLIVTGPSPAREKKRLLEERQVEVVSLPVENGRISLPALLRYLGGRDILSIMVEGGAEVHGSFFQSKLVDKVCFFFAPKIIGGSGAVPMVGGAGFARIEQAIALQDIVVRRFGDDIMVSGYVRRQLSGQR; this is encoded by the coding sequence ATGCAGCAGGCTCTGAGACTGGCTGCTCGCGGGCTGGGGCACACTTCACCAAATCCTGTTGTGGGCGCTGTAGTGGTCAACAGGGAGCTGGTAGTAGGAAAGGGCTATCATCGAGAAGCCGGCGGTCCTCATGCTGAAATACATGCACTTCAACAAGCGGCCGAGCGTGCCCGAGGGGGGACGCTCTACGTTACCCTCGAACCCTGCAACCATCACGGCCGGACTCCTCCCTGTACGGAAGCCATTTTACGCAGCGGCATCAGCCGGGTGGTAGTGGGCTGTCTAGACCCCAATCCGCATGTAGCAGGGGGGGGCGCTGAATTTCTCAGAAGACATGGACTCCAGGTAGACATTGGCCTTCTGCACGAGCAATGCCAGCGGCTCAACGAGGCTTTCATAAAACATGCAACGACAGGCCTCCCTCTGGTATTGGCAAAAGTTGCTGCCAGCCTGGATGGAAAAATTGCCAGCAATTCTGGTGATTCACAATGGATTTCCAACGAGCACTCCAGGCATTACGCTCATCGCCTGCGCCAACAGGTGGATGCAATTCTGGTGGGCATAGGTACGGTATTGGCCGATAATCCCAGACTCACGGTGAGGCTGCCGGGCAGGAAGAGAAAAAGGCCTCCATTGAGAGTCATCCTGGACAGCCGCCTCCGTACTCCTCCTGCCAGTCAGATAATTTCCACAACTTCTGAAGCGCCAACTCTCATTGTAACTGGCCCCTCCCCGGCGAGAGAAAAGAAGAGATTACTCGAAGAGAGACAGGTAGAGGTCGTCTCCCTGCCGGTAGAGAACGGCCGCATATCCCTGCCAGCGCTGCTCCGCTATCTGGGGGGGCGGGACATCCTCAGCATCATGGTAGAGGGAGGCGCCGAAGTCCACGGCAGTTTTTTCCAGAGCAAACTGGTAGACAAGGTATGTTTCTTCTTTGCCCCGAAGATAATCGGCGGCAGCGGTGCAGTACCGATGGTGGGGGGAGCAGGATTTGCCAGAATCGAGCAGGCCATTGCCCTGCAAGATATAGTAGTGCGTCGTTTTGGAGACGATATAATGGTGAGCGGCTATGTGCGGCGGCAGCTGTCAGGCCAGAGGTGA
- a CDS encoding riboflavin synthase, with translation MFTGLVEGVGTIVRLQPRAAGMRLSIQAPFDLTDVHIGESIAVEGACLTVISIEGNVFTVDVSQETLQRTTLAHQRHGDKVNLERALKLGDRLGGHLVNGHVDGRGRLLESRRAGESQMLRFAAPPEVCRYLVEKGSVAVNGVSLTINRCSDEDFEVNIVPHTARSTTLGSLQVGTEVNIEVDPIGKYVEKFMRQMRHQDEKSQVGVDRNFLGKHGFL, from the coding sequence ATGTTTACCGGGTTAGTTGAGGGTGTGGGAACAATTGTGCGGCTGCAGCCGAGGGCAGCTGGGATGCGGCTCAGTATCCAAGCGCCCTTTGATCTGACAGATGTGCACATAGGTGAAAGCATTGCAGTTGAAGGCGCCTGTCTCACCGTGATCTCTATAGAGGGAAACGTTTTTACAGTGGACGTTTCCCAGGAGACTTTGCAGCGAACCACCCTGGCTCATCAGCGCCACGGTGACAAGGTCAATCTGGAACGCGCCCTGAAACTTGGTGATCGGTTGGGCGGCCATCTGGTCAATGGACATGTGGATGGCAGGGGTAGATTGCTCGAGAGCAGGAGGGCGGGAGAGTCCCAGATGCTGAGATTCGCAGCTCCCCCGGAAGTATGCCGCTATCTAGTGGAAAAGGGATCCGTGGCAGTAAACGGTGTCAGTTTGACCATAAACCGCTGTTCCGATGAGGACTTCGAGGTAAACATCGTGCCGCATACTGCGCGCTCAACGACTCTTGGAAGTTTGCAGGTAGGCACAGAGGTTAACATAGAAGTTGATCCCATTGGCAAGTACGTGGAGAAATTCATGCGGCAAATGCGCCACCAAGATGAGAAGAGCCAAGTTGGTGTTGATCGGAATTTTCTCGGCAAACATGGCTTTCTTTGA